In Cydia fagiglandana chromosome 9, ilCydFagi1.1, whole genome shotgun sequence, a single window of DNA contains:
- the LOC134667150 gene encoding G protein-activated inward rectifier potassium channel 3-like isoform X5 yields MEERMSGLKRCISQVSMFMTGKPVNSSESAWREELNKYRQARYAARRVRKRVIFKHGDCNVVQWNVAKRRRRYLQDIFTTLVDAQWRWTLMVFALSFILSWLLFALIWWLIIFTHGDLNPPANNTDPIIPCLNNVNTFTGCFLFSVETQHTIGYGSRTTNEECPEAIFVMCLQSIVGVFIQAFMVGIVFAKLSRPKKRAQTLLYSRNAVICLRDGQLCLMFRVGDMRKSHIVEAHIRAQIIRRKITREGEVLPFYQQELKVGADGEEDRLMFIWPMTIVHKINEKSPLYNLSAADMLRERFEIVVMLEGVIESTGMTTQARSSFLPSEILWGHRFETMVTFRKDTGEYEVDYTSFNNTYDVDTPLCSAKQLDELRATVSTSQKLDRLLGTIPKTFSNDTLDLSSVDSMSLDEHIEIKIPDARAKENRLLAQNNFVQNINEKSRNTSHNHLAVETGQELPKIQNHHEHESHKNGDAKEAHMHRSHSHASMKKVHGLTPNGIGHHGHENKVDDINRIKNLCPQIAKCEPAGGAPHHPHPCDGGRRRLTSSNPATPGIPGTPGTPATPSEAAQQRTPTQG; encoded by the exons ATACCGTCAAGCCCGTTATGCAGCGAGGCGCGTGAGAAAGCGCGTCATCTTCAAACACGGCGATTGCAACGTCGTGCAATGGAACGTGGCCAAGCGCAGACGCCGGTACCTCCAGGACATCTTCACGACCCTCGTGGACGCGCAGTGGCGCTGGACGCTGATGGTGTTCGCGCTCTCCTTCATCCTCTCCTGGTTGCTGTTTGCGCTCATCTGGTGGCTCATCATCTTCACGCACGGAGACCTAAACCCCCCCGCCAACAACACCGACCCCATCATCCCCTGCCTCAACAACGTCAACACCTTCACCGGTTGCTTCCTGTTCTCCGTCGAAACTCAACACACCATCGGATATGGATCCAGAACAACGAATGAGGAGTGCCCAGAGGCTATATTCGTTATGTGCCTGCAGAGTATTGTTGGAGTCTTCATTCAAGCATttatg GTGGGAATCGTGTTCGCAAAGCTCTCTAGACCCAAAAAGCGAGCCCAGACCCTACTTTACTCCCGAAATGCCGTCATTTGCTTGCGGGACGGGCAGCTGTGTCTGATGTTCCGCGTGGGCGACATGAGGAAATCACATATTGTCGAAGCCCATATAAGAGCCCAGATAATCCGCCGCAAg ATCACCAGAGAAGGCGAGGTGCTCCCGTTCTACCAGCAAGAGTTGAAAGTCGGCGCCGACGGAGAGGAGGACCGTCTCATGTTCATCTGGCCCATGACCATCGTCCACAAGATCAACGAGAAGTCGCCGCTCTACAATCTGTCGGCCGCCGACATGCTTAGGGAGAGATTTGAAATCGTCGTGATGTTAG AGGGTGTGATCGAGTCTACGGGGATGACCACGCAGGCTCGCAGCAGTTTCCTCCCGTCGGAGATTCTGTGGGGGCACCGGTTCGAGACTATGGTGACGTTCAGGAAGGACACTGGAGAATACGAG GTCGACTACACGAGCTTCAACAACACCTACGACGTGGACACGCCGCTGTGCTCGGCGAAGCAGCTCGACGAGCTGAGGGCGACGGTGTCTACTTCTCAGAAACTAG ATCGTTTGCTCGGCACCATACCAAAGACCTTCTCCAACGACACCCTGGACCTCAGCTCCGTGGACTCCATGTCTCTGGACGAACATATAGAGATCAAGATCCCCGACGCGAGGGCCAAGGAGAACCGGCTGCTCGCCCAAAACAATTTCGTACAGAACATCAATGAGAAATCTAGAAATACCAGCCACAATCACCTAGCCGTTGAGACCGGCCAAGAATTACCCAAGATTCAGAATCATCATGAACATGAAAGCCACAAAAATGGAGATGCGAAGGAAGCTCATATGCATAGAAGCCATAGTCACGCTAGTATGAAGAAGGTGCATGGCCTCACGCCAAACGGCATCGGCCATCACGGACATGAAAATAAAGTCGACGATATCAACAGAATAAAGAA CCTATGTCCGCAGATCGCCAAGTGCGAACCAGCTGGCGGCGCCCCCCACCATCCCCATCCTTGTGACGGAGGCCGACGTCGCCTGACCTCCTCCAACCCCGCGACCCCTGGCATCCCCGGGACCCCCGGGACCCCTGCGACCCCCTCTGAGGCCGCACAACAGAGAACACCCACGCAGGGTTAA
- the LOC134667150 gene encoding G protein-activated inward rectifier potassium channel 3-like isoform X6 has product MEERMSGLKRCISQVSMFMTGKPVNSSESAWREELNKYRQARYAARRVRKRVIFKHGDCNVVQWNVAKRRRRYLQDIFTTLVDAQWRWTLMVFALSFILSWLLFALIWWLIIFTHGDLNPPANNTDPIIPCLNNVNTFTGCFLFSVETQHTIGYGSRTTNEECPEAIFVMCLQSIVGVFIQAFMVGLIFAKLARAKKRNTTLLFSRNAVICLRDGEFCLLFRVGDIRKSHILEAHVRAQIIRKKITREGEVLPFYQQELKVGADGEEDRLMFIWPMTIVHKINEKSPLYNLSAADMLRERFEIVVMLEGVIESTGMTTQARSSFLPSEILWGHRFETMVTFRKDTGEYEVDYTSFNNTYDVDTPLCSAKQLDELRATVSTSQKLDRLLGTIPKTFSNDTLDLSSVDSMSLDEHIEIKIPDARAKENRLLAQNNFVQNINEKSRNTSHNHLAVETGQELPKIQNHHEHESHKNGDAKEAHMHRSHSHASMKKVHGLTPNGIGHHGHENKVDDINRIKK; this is encoded by the exons ATACCGTCAAGCCCGTTATGCAGCGAGGCGCGTGAGAAAGCGCGTCATCTTCAAACACGGCGATTGCAACGTCGTGCAATGGAACGTGGCCAAGCGCAGACGCCGGTACCTCCAGGACATCTTCACGACCCTCGTGGACGCGCAGTGGCGCTGGACGCTGATGGTGTTCGCGCTCTCCTTCATCCTCTCCTGGTTGCTGTTTGCGCTCATCTGGTGGCTCATCATCTTCACGCACGGAGACCTAAACCCCCCCGCCAACAACACCGACCCCATCATCCCCTGCCTCAACAACGTCAACACCTTCACCGGTTGCTTCCTGTTCTCCGTCGAAACTCAACACACCATCGGATATGGATCCAGAACAACGAATGAGGAGTGCCCAGAGGCTATATTCGTTATGTGCCTGCAGAGTATTGTTGGAGTCTTCATTCAAGCATttatg GTGGGTCTAATATTCGCGAAGCTGGCTCGAGCCAAAAAGCGTAACACCACGCTCCTGTTCTCGAGGAACGCGGTCATTTGTCTGAGAGACGGCGAATTCTGTCTCCTATTCAGAGTGGGTGACATACGCAAGTCGCATATACTCGAAGCGCACGTCCGTGCTCAGATTATTCGGAAAAAG ATCACCAGAGAAGGCGAGGTGCTCCCGTTCTACCAGCAAGAGTTGAAAGTCGGCGCCGACGGAGAGGAGGACCGTCTCATGTTCATCTGGCCCATGACCATCGTCCACAAGATCAACGAGAAGTCGCCGCTCTACAATCTGTCGGCCGCCGACATGCTTAGGGAGAGATTTGAAATCGTCGTGATGTTAG AGGGTGTGATCGAGTCTACGGGGATGACCACGCAGGCTCGCAGCAGTTTCCTCCCGTCGGAGATTCTGTGGGGGCACCGGTTCGAGACTATGGTGACGTTCAGGAAGGACACTGGAGAATACGAG GTCGACTACACGAGCTTCAACAACACCTACGACGTGGACACGCCGCTGTGCTCGGCGAAGCAGCTCGACGAGCTGAGGGCGACGGTGTCTACTTCTCAGAAACTAG ATCGTTTGCTCGGCACCATACCAAAGACCTTCTCCAACGACACCCTGGACCTCAGCTCCGTGGACTCCATGTCTCTGGACGAACATATAGAGATCAAGATCCCCGACGCGAGGGCCAAGGAGAACCGGCTGCTCGCCCAAAACAATTTCGTACAGAACATCAATGAGAAATCTAGAAATACCAGCCACAATCACCTAGCCGTTGAGACCGGCCAAGAATTACCCAAGATTCAGAATCATCATGAACATGAAAGCCACAAAAATGGAGATGCGAAGGAAGCTCATATGCATAGAAGCCATAGTCACGCTAGTATGAAGAAGGTGCATGGCCTCACGCCAAACGGCATCGGCCATCACGGACATGAAAATAAAGTCGACGATATCAACAGAATAAAGAAGTGA